A single window of Rhodamnia argentea isolate NSW1041297 chromosome 5, ASM2092103v1, whole genome shotgun sequence DNA harbors:
- the LOC115730675 gene encoding serine carboxypeptidase-like 20, with translation MTVFSFTSGVILGLVLTVLAVGAAPDESLITHVPGFDGTLPSNHHAGYVAIEGNPGKKNLFYYFIVSERNPSKDPVVLWLNGGPGCSSFDGFVYEHGPFNFQAGESNGSLPILQLNPFSWSKVSNTIYLDSPCGVGLSYSEDPRNYVTGDLQTASDTHAFLLEWFELYPEFLSNPFYISGESYAGVYVPTLASKVVKGIKQGEKPHINFKGYLIGNGIADDEYDGNGYVPFIFGMALISMDIFEDCQATCKGKFYDPPNDRCRKNILKAYAALTGLNMYDILEPCYRYPDSKAMSLPFGLRQLGVTEKPLYTRKRMFGYGSQLWLSEQENTVTSSLQQAKAFHIPCINDDFATAWLNDEAVREAIHAAPASVAGPWEICATRVRLNYTIDTGSMIPYHKSLISEGYRALIFSGDHDSVVPYTGTQAWTRSLGYKIVDEWRSWISNEQVAGYLQGYDHNLTFLTIKGAGHMVPQYKPQESLDFYTRWLDEKPI, from the exons ATGACGGTCTTCAGTTTCACTTCTGGTGTAATACTAGGCTTGGTTTTGACTGTTTTAGCTGTCGGAGCGGCTCCTGATGAATCCCTCATTACTCATGTACCGGGCTTTGATGGCACTTTACCCTCTAATCATCATGCAGG GTATGTGGCCATAGAGGGGAATCCTGGAAAGAAGAATTTGTTCTACTATTTCATTGTGTCTGAAAGGAATCCTAGCAAGGACCCCGTAGTACTGTGGCTTAACGGAGGACCCGGTTGCTCCAGCTTCGACGGTTTTGTTTATGAACATG GACCATTTAATTTTCAAGCGGGAGAGTCAAATGGAAGCTTGCCTATACTTCAGCTCAATCCCTTCAGCTGGTCTAAG GTCTCCAACACTATCTATTTGGATTCTCCATGTGGAGTGGGTTTATCATACTCTGAAGATCCACGGAATTATGTGACGGGAGACCTTCAAACTGCCTCCGATACGCACGCCTTTCTTCTCGAG TGGTTCGAGCTCTATCCAGAATTCCTTTCGAATCCATTCTATATATCAGGAGAGTCGTATGCTGGAGTTTATGTTCCGACTCTTGCCTCCAAAGTAGTAAAAG gAATTAAACAAGGTGAAAAGCCTCATATCAATTTCAAG GGTTACCTCATTGGTAATGGGATTGCAGATGACGAATATGATGGCAATGGCTACGTGCCTTTCATCTTCGGTATGGCGCTGATCTCGATGGACATCTTTGAG GATTGTCAGGCTACATGTAAAGGGAAGTTCTATGACCCCCCAAATGACCGATGCCGCAAGAACATTCTCAAGGCGTACGCG GCTCTGACAGGTTTAAATATGTACGACATTCTCGAGCCGTGCTACCGTTACCCGGACAGCAAGGCAATGAGTCTGCCTTTTGGCCTCCGTCAGTTGGGGGTGACTGAGAAGCCTCTCTACACAAGAAAAAGAATGTTTGGTTATGGTTCACAACTTTGGCTATCAGAACAAGAGAACACGGTCACATCGAGTCTCCAACAGGCGAAAGCATTTCACATCCCATGCATT AATGATGATTTTGCAACCGCATGGTTAAATGACGAAGCAGTTCGGGAAGCAATCCACGCAGCACCG GCGAGCGTGGCGGGTCCTTGGGAGATATGCGCCACTAGAGTGAGGTTAAATTATACCATTGATACAGGAAGTATGATCCCGTATCATAAAAGTTTGATTTCTGAGGGATACAGGGCGCTCATATTCAG TGGAGATCATGATTCAGTCGTACCTTACACCGGCACTCAAGCGTGGACCAGGTCACTTGGATACAAAATTGTCGATGAATGGAGATCGTGGATCTCCAACGAGCAAGTCGCCGG GTATCTGCAAGGGTATGACCACAACCTCACCTTTCTAACTATCAAG GGAGCCGGGCATATGGTCCCTCAATACAAGCCGCAGGAATCGTTGGACTTCTATACTCGTTGGTTAGATGAAAAACCAATCTGA